The Candidatus Limnocylindrales bacterium genome has a segment encoding these proteins:
- a CDS encoding PQQ-dependent dehydrogenase, methanol/ethanol family, which produces MRRQFFKPKKLMKATLSLGMICFLLSFFFVPLANSAEEVKKSEKKKEEATAKKEEVKHTEVTDEMLLNAGKDGKNWLMYGRDYTNQRYSPLNQITTANIGKLVPKWVFQTGVVHSFENTPIVVDGVMYITTPFNHVFAIDARTGKQLWKYEHKEPPTRIFCCGPNNRGVAVAYGKVYMATLDARLLALDQKTGKVVWDVETGDPTAGYGNTMAPLVYKNMVIVGTSGAEYGIRGFVKAFDAKDGKLIWTWYTIPEKGWEGEWKKTTPEGEDLHRDIEAEKKAMEKYADAWKTGGGSVWMTPALDPELGLLYVCVGNPSPDLDGSVRPGDNLYTESIVALDVNKGEMKWYYQYLPHDVWDLDATSPAVLFDVTVGGKKVKAVGHAGKTGWVYILDRTNGKLIKKSDAFVPQENMFAPPTEKGTRMLPGANGGSEWSPMAYSPQTQMVYVAGLHQPMHYIVHTAPLEKGKLWLGSAFIAAPGEEKDQYGTFTAINVNTGKIVWQHKTEQPLIGGSLATAGGLVFTGEGNGYFNAFDAKTGKLLWRFQCGAGVNAAPISFEVDGQQMIAVAAGGNFQLGFPYGDAIFVFGLSK; this is translated from the coding sequence ATGAGGAGGCAATTTTTTAAACCTAAAAAACTTATGAAAGCTACCCTAAGTTTGGGTATGATATGCTTTTTGCTGTCTTTTTTCTTTGTTCCCCTGGCCAATTCTGCTGAGGAGGTGAAGAAAAGCGAGAAGAAAAAAGAGGAGGCCACGGCGAAAAAAGAAGAGGTGAAGCATACCGAAGTCACCGATGAAATGTTACTGAATGCCGGTAAAGATGGAAAAAACTGGTTGATGTATGGCCGTGATTACACGAATCAGCGTTATTCTCCTTTGAATCAAATCACGACGGCCAATATCGGTAAACTGGTCCCCAAGTGGGTTTTTCAAACGGGGGTGGTCCACTCTTTTGAGAATACCCCCATTGTCGTGGACGGCGTCATGTACATTACCACACCCTTTAACCATGTATTTGCCATTGATGCCAGAACCGGCAAGCAACTCTGGAAGTATGAACATAAGGAGCCTCCCACCAGGATTTTCTGTTGCGGACCCAATAACCGAGGGGTTGCAGTTGCTTATGGGAAAGTCTACATGGCTACCCTGGATGCCCGCCTTCTGGCCTTAGATCAAAAGACCGGTAAGGTGGTATGGGACGTTGAGACCGGGGATCCTACTGCTGGTTATGGAAATACCATGGCCCCCCTGGTCTATAAAAATATGGTCATTGTGGGGACCTCCGGGGCGGAATATGGGATTCGTGGCTTTGTAAAGGCTTTTGATGCTAAGGATGGTAAATTGATCTGGACCTGGTACACCATTCCCGAGAAAGGTTGGGAAGGAGAATGGAAAAAAACGACGCCAGAAGGGGAAGATTTACATCGAGACATTGAAGCTGAGAAGAAAGCCATGGAAAAATATGCAGATGCCTGGAAGACCGGAGGCGGCTCTGTATGGATGACCCCCGCTCTGGACCCTGAATTGGGGCTGCTGTATGTCTGCGTAGGGAATCCTTCACCGGATCTGGATGGTTCTGTACGCCCGGGGGATAATCTGTATACCGAATCCATCGTTGCTCTGGATGTAAATAAAGGCGAAATGAAATGGTATTATCAATATCTACCCCATGATGTATGGGATCTAGATGCAACCAGTCCGGCTGTTCTATTTGATGTAACGGTCGGAGGAAAAAAAGTGAAAGCGGTGGGTCATGCCGGAAAAACCGGTTGGGTCTATATTCTGGACAGAACCAACGGAAAATTGATTAAGAAATCCGATGCCTTTGTACCTCAAGAGAATATGTTTGCCCCCCCTACCGAAAAGGGAACCCGCATGCTTCCCGGAGCAAACGGAGGATCAGAGTGGAGTCCCATGGCTTACAGCCCTCAAACCCAAATGGTCTACGTTGCCGGACTCCATCAACCCATGCATTATATCGTCCATACAGCCCCCCTGGAAAAGGGTAAGCTCTGGCTGGGGAGTGCTTTTATTGCAGCTCCTGGAGAGGAAAAAGATCAGTATGGAACCTTCACGGCTATCAATGTGAATACAGGAAAAATTGTCTGGCAGCATAAAACGGAACAACCCTTGATAGGAGGATCCCTGGCTACCGCCGGAGGTTTAGTCTTCACCGGCGAAGGAAATGGTTATTTCAACGCCTTTGACGCAAAAACCGGGAAACTTTTGTGGCGATTCCAATGTGGAGCCGGGGTTAATGCAGCTCCTATATCCTTTGAGGTAGATGGTCAACAGATGATCGCGGTAGCCGCCGGAGGAAATTTCCAGTTGGGCTTCCCCTATGGGGATGCCATCTTCGTTTTTGGCCTGTCTAAATAA
- a CDS encoding S8 family peptidase — protein MKTKTIFIPIIYLFVGVFIWNISFLEGAELPRVPSSTAFQSLSQMARPELRRRTESALSSRIEQVPINPAVRGNPAVRGNPLLPEVPIWRSPTPFTQTAPVPMSRIQSRGTGRYVPGEIIIKLRRDANIQGFRQGSPSLRAGTPGAGSGLESLNRRYSVRSMDKLFQAPDFRIQSNAPRGLELWRIYRLRFRSDLNPEEVARDYERLAEVEYAEPNYIYTISFIPNDPLFPRQYALQRSQSGIDAVEAWDIETGSSRIVVGLLDTGVDYNHEDLKGRIVKGPDLVNEDSDPMDDQGHGTHIAGIIAARGNNGKGVAGVCWSCRVMAIKVADASGASTNAWIAQGLVYAVNHGAQIVNLSLGGFDPSKTLEQAVRYANSRSVVLVAAIGNESTSQAVYPAAYPGVIAVGATDVNGSRASFSNYGDYLFVMAPGVSIYSTYRGNSYQGLSGTSMSAGFVSGVAALILSKNPSLSSSQVRRILAASTDDIGTFGKDFETGYGRINAFKALGGGAVSVSNYQFLINRWRGY, from the coding sequence ATGAAGACTAAAACCATTTTCATTCCCATCATTTATTTATTCGTTGGGGTCTTTATCTGGAATATTAGCTTTTTAGAAGGCGCCGAACTACCCCGTGTTCCTTCGAGTACGGCGTTTCAAAGTTTATCCCAAATGGCACGTCCGGAACTCAGGAGACGGACGGAATCTGCCCTGAGCTCCCGAATAGAGCAAGTGCCGATCAATCCTGCGGTCCGAGGAAATCCTGCGGTCCGAGGAAATCCTCTTCTACCGGAAGTACCGATCTGGAGAAGTCCCACGCCATTTACCCAAACTGCTCCGGTTCCCATGAGTCGGATCCAATCCAGGGGAACCGGTCGATATGTTCCAGGTGAAATCATTATAAAGTTACGACGAGATGCAAATATCCAGGGATTTCGCCAAGGATCACCTTCCTTACGGGCCGGGACCCCGGGTGCCGGTTCTGGATTGGAGAGCTTAAATCGAAGATATAGCGTTCGGAGTATGGATAAGCTCTTCCAAGCTCCTGATTTTCGCATTCAGAGTAATGCACCCAGAGGGCTGGAGTTATGGAGAATTTACAGGCTTAGATTTCGAAGCGATCTGAATCCGGAGGAGGTGGCCCGGGATTACGAAAGGCTGGCAGAGGTTGAATATGCAGAACCTAATTATATCTACACCATCTCTTTCATTCCCAATGATCCCCTCTTTCCAAGGCAATATGCTCTTCAGAGATCCCAAAGTGGAATCGATGCCGTAGAAGCCTGGGATATCGAGACCGGAAGTAGCCGTATTGTGGTTGGATTATTAGATACCGGCGTGGACTATAACCACGAGGATTTAAAGGGGAGAATTGTGAAGGGTCCTGATTTGGTCAACGAGGATTCGGATCCCATGGATGATCAGGGGCACGGAACCCATATTGCAGGGATTATTGCCGCCCGGGGTAATAACGGCAAAGGGGTCGCAGGGGTATGCTGGAGCTGTCGGGTTATGGCCATTAAAGTAGCAGATGCTTCTGGAGCCTCCACCAACGCCTGGATCGCCCAGGGGCTTGTTTACGCAGTCAACCACGGAGCTCAAATCGTTAACCTGAGCCTGGGAGGATTCGATCCGTCTAAGACGTTGGAACAGGCGGTCAGATATGCTAATTCCAGGAGTGTAGTTCTTGTCGCGGCCATCGGTAACGAATCTACCAGTCAGGCCGTTTACCCGGCGGCTTATCCTGGGGTTATTGCCGTAGGGGCGACCGATGTGAATGGCAGCCGCGCTTCCTTCTCTAATTATGGGGATTACCTGTTCGTGATGGCTCCTGGGGTTTCTATTTACAGTACTTATCGTGGAAATAGCTATCAGGGGTTGAGTGGCACTTCCATGTCCGCAGGCTTTGTATCGGGTGTGGCCGCTTTGATTTTATCCAAAAATCCTTCTCTCTCCAGTAGCCAGGTCCGCCGCATCCTGGCGGCTTCTACCGATGATATAGGGACATTCGGAAAAGATTTCGAAACCGGATATGGCCGTATCAATGCTTTTAAAGCCTTGGGTGGAGGAGCCGTCTCCGTAAGCAATTATCAATTTTTAATAAACAGGTGGAGGGGGTATTAA
- the larA gene encoding nickel-dependent lactate racemase, giving the protein MKSVYIPWGAWYANTQFELTFPDTWDVQVAAMRDAPDISDEAIRQAFESPLGTPTIRELARGKKRVVITADDLTRPTQAYRFIPFILRQLEEGGVHRSQITFVMSFGAHRPMTREDLIKKLGREIVDNFPVYNHHPYENLVNLGKTSRGTPLFINRTFYEADLKVCNSFITPHPIAGFGGGAKAVLPGVAGIETLQANHTPALIGKIGGIGFIEGNEHRADLEEAARIVGLDVSINAVGNSHGGTSGVFVGDLVASHRAAVSLARQVYATRVPEGPIDIGIFNAYPKDTEFIQASNAFNIWDNRSEDLIRPGGTIILTTASSEGRGFHSLGDTNMRLNIRTHDRGPAGKMFENRKFIVFSPHVSPADVYDRYPDTTIFCKKWTEVIDVLKMEYGKEARVVVFPCGTLQINEKTLARVR; this is encoded by the coding sequence ATGAAAAGTGTCTATATCCCCTGGGGGGCCTGGTATGCGAATACCCAATTCGAATTAACCTTTCCCGATACCTGGGATGTTCAGGTTGCAGCCATGAGGGATGCGCCGGATATCAGTGATGAAGCCATTAGGCAGGCTTTTGAGTCGCCCCTCGGGACTCCAACCATTCGGGAGCTGGCCAGAGGAAAAAAAAGAGTGGTTATCACGGCCGATGATTTGACCCGTCCTACCCAGGCCTATCGGTTCATTCCTTTTATCCTTCGGCAACTGGAGGAAGGTGGGGTTCATCGATCCCAAATTACCTTTGTCATGTCCTTTGGAGCTCATCGACCCATGACCCGAGAAGATCTCATCAAGAAGCTGGGGCGAGAAATCGTGGATAACTTTCCGGTATACAACCATCATCCCTATGAGAACCTGGTAAATTTGGGAAAAACCAGTCGAGGGACTCCTCTCTTCATCAACCGGACTTTCTATGAAGCCGATCTTAAAGTTTGTAACAGCTTCATAACCCCTCATCCCATTGCCGGATTCGGTGGAGGAGCTAAGGCGGTGTTACCAGGTGTTGCGGGCATAGAAACGCTTCAGGCCAATCATACTCCGGCCCTTATTGGGAAAATAGGTGGGATCGGATTTATCGAAGGAAATGAACATCGGGCCGATCTGGAAGAAGCAGCCCGAATTGTCGGGCTGGATGTAAGCATCAATGCAGTTGGAAATTCCCATGGAGGGACTTCGGGAGTTTTTGTTGGAGATCTGGTAGCCTCCCATCGTGCTGCGGTTTCCCTGGCCCGACAGGTCTATGCGACCAGGGTTCCAGAAGGTCCCATTGATATAGGGATTTTTAATGCCTATCCGAAAGACACGGAATTTATTCAGGCCAGCAATGCCTTCAATATTTGGGATAATCGCAGTGAGGATTTAATTCGACCCGGAGGGACCATTATACTGACCACGGCCAGTTCGGAAGGGCGTGGCTTTCACTCCCTGGGAGATACCAATATGCGGTTAAATATCCGCACCCATGACCGGGGTCCGGCCGGTAAAATGTTCGAGAACCGAAAGTTTATCGTCTTTTCCCCCCATGTATCCCCGGCAGATGTCTACGACCGCTACCCGGATACCACAATTTTTTGTAAAAAATGGACAGAAGTTATCGACGTCCTCAAAATGGAGTACGGCAAGGAGGCTCGTGTGGTTGTTTTCCCGTGTGGAACCCTCCAAATTAACGAGAAAACCCTGGCCCGAGTCAGGTAA
- a CDS encoding sulfocyanin-like copper-binding protein: MNSEKRRQRLRLVKMLLWVGLGAVFFKISITFGEEASELEKLGWKSQWMTVDPEKKFVSFEIIGGYNGANGTFNFNGFYEGELTLTVPLNWQVEIKYTTKSAYKPHSAAIIKETDPLPEEGGAVAFRGATTVKLIQGLHANESDTFTFVVDKPGKYLLFCGVTGHGRGGMWDYFVVSETANRPTVHIENKTKK, translated from the coding sequence ATGAATAGTGAAAAACGCCGGCAGAGATTACGTTTGGTAAAGATGTTACTTTGGGTAGGACTTGGAGCGGTTTTCTTTAAAATCTCCATAACATTTGGGGAAGAAGCCTCAGAGCTGGAAAAACTGGGATGGAAATCCCAGTGGATGACCGTCGATCCTGAAAAAAAATTTGTCTCCTTTGAAATCATCGGGGGTTATAATGGAGCCAATGGGACTTTTAATTTCAACGGTTTTTACGAAGGAGAACTTACTCTGACGGTCCCATTAAACTGGCAGGTCGAGATAAAATATACGACTAAAAGTGCCTATAAACCCCATAGTGCCGCCATCATTAAAGAGACCGATCCTCTACCGGAAGAAGGCGGAGCCGTTGCCTTCAGAGGAGCGACCACGGTCAAATTAATCCAGGGTCTCCATGCTAATGAATCTGATACCTTTACCTTTGTGGTAGACAAACCTGGGAAATACCTGCTCTTTTGTGGAGTGACCGGGCATGGTCGAGGGGGCATGTGGGATTATTTTGTCGTATCCGAGACGGCCAATCGCCCCACGGTTCATATTGAAAATAAAACAAAAAAGTAG
- a CDS encoding aldo/keto reductase, translating to MVYTSHATPEGTDTYQKRFSGKLAPGHFRLHQGCWLSSIGLGTYLGHHDITTDTLYRDAIIRALELGCNVIDTAINYRCQRSERVIGQALSLLFKEGRLKREEVLIATKGGFIPFDGEPPRNPRAYILETFVKPGIITFEDIVADCHCLAPRYIQNQLDRSLKNLGLGCVDIYYLHNPETQLSEVSREEFYRRMKAAFQVLEENVIRGKIQWYGTATWDGYRTSPQAPDYLSLQDLVELAREVGGETHHFKVIQLPYNLAMAEAFTHQNQAVGEEVLSVFEAAQRLGITVMTSASIYQSRLARNLPPTIYGFFPGVFTDAQRAIQFVRSTPGVTTALVGMKQRAHVEENLKTALTPPMSQEEFMRLFSQAP from the coding sequence ATGGTATATACTTCGCATGCGACTCCAGAAGGTACAGATACCTATCAGAAACGCTTTTCGGGGAAATTAGCACCTGGTCATTTTCGACTGCATCAGGGTTGCTGGCTTTCGTCTATTGGGCTCGGTACATACTTAGGTCACCATGATATTACCACCGACACTCTTTATCGAGATGCCATCATCCGAGCCCTTGAGTTAGGCTGCAACGTCATTGATACGGCCATTAATTATCGATGTCAACGGAGTGAACGGGTCATAGGACAGGCTTTATCCCTTCTTTTTAAAGAGGGACGTCTCAAACGGGAAGAAGTTCTGATCGCTACCAAAGGCGGATTCATCCCTTTTGATGGAGAACCTCCGCGAAATCCCCGCGCTTATATCCTGGAGACCTTTGTCAAGCCTGGCATCATCACCTTTGAGGATATCGTAGCAGATTGCCATTGTTTAGCCCCGCGATACATACAGAACCAATTAGATCGTAGCCTTAAGAATTTAGGCCTGGGATGTGTGGACATCTATTATCTCCACAACCCGGAAACCCAGTTAAGTGAGGTATCCCGGGAAGAGTTTTACCGTCGCATGAAAGCAGCTTTCCAGGTTTTGGAAGAAAATGTTATCCGGGGTAAAATCCAGTGGTATGGTACCGCAACCTGGGATGGATATCGCACTTCTCCCCAGGCCCCCGATTATCTCTCCCTACAGGATCTGGTTGAGCTGGCCAGGGAAGTGGGTGGGGAAACCCATCACTTTAAGGTGATCCAGCTTCCTTATAATCTGGCCATGGCGGAAGCTTTTACCCATCAGAATCAAGCTGTTGGAGAAGAAGTCCTGTCCGTCTTTGAGGCTGCACAGCGGCTGGGTATTACCGTTATGACCAGTGCTTCTATTTACCAAAGTCGATTAGCCCGCAATCTTCCCCCAACCATTTATGGATTTTTTCCAGGCGTTTTCACCGACGCCCAACGGGCCATCCAGTTTGTTCGCTCTACCCCTGGAGTAACAACCGCTTTAGTCGGCATGAAACAGCGGGCCCATGTAGAGGAAAATCTCAAAACCGCCCTGACTCCCCCCATGAGCCAGGAAGAATTCATGCGGCTATTCTCGCAGGCCCCCTAA
- the mocA gene encoding molybdenum cofactor cytidylyltransferase, whose amino-acid sequence MVSAILLAAGESKRMGRPKQLLLVDGQPIVVQSLRNLIASQVDEVILVLGYYAELILAEVQRYFQKGFKIVVNPYYREGMSRSLQEGLKQVNKESEAVLIALADQPFVETQSLNKIIQAYHNTPYGIIVPTYGGRRGNPVLLSLKYRQEMESLTGDVGCREILKRYREDILEVEVDSPGILKDIDTPVDYQSL is encoded by the coding sequence ATGGTTTCAGCCATACTCTTAGCAGCGGGTGAATCTAAACGGATGGGCCGGCCAAAACAACTTCTTCTGGTTGACGGCCAGCCGATTGTGGTTCAATCTTTGCGAAATCTTATCGCCTCTCAGGTAGACGAAGTCATTCTGGTCCTGGGTTATTACGCAGAACTGATTCTGGCGGAAGTTCAGCGATATTTCCAGAAGGGTTTTAAGATCGTTGTGAATCCCTACTATCGAGAAGGAATGAGCCGATCCTTACAAGAAGGTTTAAAGCAGGTAAATAAGGAATCGGAAGCCGTTCTCATTGCCCTGGCAGACCAGCCTTTTGTAGAAACTCAATCCCTTAACAAAATCATTCAGGCTTATCACAACACCCCCTACGGTATTATCGTACCGACTTATGGGGGACGGCGAGGAAACCCGGTCCTCCTCAGTTTAAAGTATAGACAGGAAATGGAATCTTTAACCGGAGATGTGGGATGTCGGGAGATCCTGAAACGTTACCGGGAAGACATATTGGAAGTTGAGGTGGATTCTCCTGGGATCTTAAAGGACATAGATACTCCGGTAGATTATCAGTCCCTGTAG
- a CDS encoding DUF2851 family protein yields MNSEILANLTERRFLQLWYSQNLKTINLTATDGRKIEVIRRGKWNFDTGPDFKSALLRIGNQLQPGDVEVHLRTTDWYAHRHDKDPHYNQVILHVVLWEDLKNPVIRQDGQPVPTLVLEHFLKPIDFQRLLKPYLSPRSRSPQIPSACLEEIKILPKKRLMELLQEKADRRFQQKVRRFEARYREGEERKWRKERSTLPCSSTSLPSPDSGWDQLIYEGFLEALGYPINKKPFLKLAQLLPLESLRNVITRRGMESKVLWLQAVLLGTAGLLPASLSSPVLKVADQKNLDLETKSYLDEIYSLWEMLKPCLTEVQMQPEEWQFFRIRPLNSPISRLARFSFVLAKLPSSSWIHSYVTHLTDSPESSSWRVETVKKLEASLRVPISGYWTCHNGFSGRISPPIRFAIGCNTLREMVINVLLPILYFYAEKTSRSHLQERIHQLYQTYPAPAYNKVTRFMDENLFQEDSAEPFRQEMGYARIHQGLIQLHTELCQMKGCPTCPYRTF; encoded by the coding sequence TTGAATTCCGAAATCCTGGCAAATTTGACGGAGCGCCGGTTTCTCCAACTCTGGTATTCCCAGAATCTAAAAACCATTAACCTTACCGCTACAGATGGAAGAAAGATCGAAGTTATTCGTCGTGGAAAATGGAACTTTGATACCGGTCCCGATTTTAAATCGGCCCTCCTTCGCATAGGAAATCAACTTCAGCCGGGTGATGTAGAAGTTCACTTGAGGACTACGGACTGGTATGCCCACCGACACGATAAAGATCCCCATTACAACCAGGTTATTCTCCATGTAGTATTGTGGGAAGATTTAAAAAATCCCGTTATCCGACAAGACGGTCAACCGGTTCCTACATTGGTTCTTGAACACTTCTTGAAACCCATAGATTTCCAACGCCTCCTTAAACCCTATCTCTCCCCGAGAAGCAGATCCCCACAAATACCCTCTGCTTGCCTGGAGGAAATTAAGATCCTTCCTAAGAAAAGGTTGATGGAACTCCTTCAAGAAAAGGCCGATCGGCGATTTCAGCAGAAAGTACGACGTTTTGAAGCAAGATACCGGGAGGGTGAAGAGAGAAAATGGAGAAAAGAACGATCTACCCTTCCCTGCTCTTCCACCTCCTTACCTTCCCCGGATTCCGGCTGGGATCAGCTTATTTACGAAGGATTTCTGGAAGCCCTGGGATATCCCATCAATAAAAAACCTTTCTTAAAACTGGCACAGCTTCTTCCCCTGGAATCTCTTCGGAATGTTATAACCCGGCGTGGGATGGAAAGTAAAGTACTCTGGTTACAGGCCGTTCTTCTAGGGACTGCAGGACTGCTTCCGGCTTCCCTCTCTTCGCCTGTCCTCAAAGTAGCCGATCAGAAGAACTTAGATTTAGAAACGAAAAGCTACCTTGACGAGATATATTCCCTGTGGGAAATGTTAAAACCCTGCCTGACAGAAGTTCAGATGCAGCCTGAAGAATGGCAATTCTTCAGAATACGTCCCCTTAATTCCCCCATCAGTCGATTGGCCCGGTTCAGTTTTGTACTGGCAAAGTTACCCTCAAGTTCCTGGATCCACTCCTACGTAACCCACTTAACAGATTCGCCGGAATCTTCCTCCTGGAGGGTAGAGACGGTTAAAAAGCTGGAAGCAAGCCTTCGGGTTCCCATTTCCGGATACTGGACCTGTCATAATGGCTTTAGCGGCCGCATATCCCCTCCCATCCGCTTTGCCATCGGGTGTAATACCCTTCGGGAAATGGTGATTAATGTTCTTCTTCCGATTCTGTATTTCTATGCCGAAAAAACGTCCCGATCTCATCTCCAGGAAAGGATCCATCAACTTTATCAGACTTATCCGGCTCCGGCCTATAACAAAGTTACCCGATTTATGGACGAGAATCTCTTTCAAGAAGATTCTGCGGAACCGTTCAGGCAAGAGATGGGTTATGCCCGAATCCATCAAGGTCTCATCCAGCTCCATACCGAACTCTGCCAGATGAAAGGATGTCCGACCTGCCCCTATCGGACGTTTTAA
- a CDS encoding aldehyde dehydrogenase — MSEIKKYKLYINGQWEEAASGKTFGTINPYTGEVWAEIAEGDEEDVDRAVRAARKAFESPDWKRLTPTERGNLLRKLGDLVKDHAERLAQIETRDNGKLIREMLIQTKLIPQWCYYYAGWADKIMGEVIPLEKPNIFNYTLREPLGVVGAIVPWNSPLLLTFWKMAPALATGNTIVIKPSEHTSASLLELVPLIEQAGFPPGVVNVVTGYGETAGAALTRHHLVNKIAFTGGVETGKLVAKNAANHLARVSLELGGKSPNIVFPDANLDNAVNGIIAGIFAASGQTCIAGSRLFLHEKIHQEVLERLIDKASKIKMGDPSKMETEMGPIALKEQLDKIKKYVEIGLQEGAKLVYGGEPPTEPELRKGWFFKPTIFTGVQNHMRIAQEEIFGPVLSVLTFRDEEEVIRLANDTPYGLGAGIWTQDIQRAHRVAREIQAGTVWINTYRNISFASPFGGYKNSGYGRENGPEVLREYTQVKSVWVELSGTVPDPFVMR; from the coding sequence ATGTCTGAGATTAAAAAATACAAACTTTATATTAACGGTCAATGGGAGGAAGCCGCCTCTGGAAAGACTTTTGGAACTATCAATCCCTATACGGGAGAAGTGTGGGCCGAGATTGCAGAAGGAGATGAAGAAGATGTTGATCGAGCGGTTCGGGCGGCCCGGAAGGCTTTCGAGAGTCCGGACTGGAAGCGATTAACCCCCACGGAGCGGGGAAATCTCCTGAGGAAACTGGGAGATCTGGTCAAGGATCATGCCGAGCGACTGGCACAGATTGAAACCCGGGATAACGGAAAGTTAATCCGGGAGATGCTGATTCAAACAAAACTTATCCCCCAGTGGTGTTACTATTATGCAGGATGGGCAGATAAAATCATGGGGGAAGTTATTCCTTTGGAGAAACCGAACATCTTTAATTATACACTCCGGGAGCCGCTGGGAGTGGTGGGGGCCATCGTACCCTGGAACTCTCCCCTTTTATTAACATTTTGGAAGATGGCTCCGGCTTTAGCAACGGGAAATACCATTGTCATCAAACCTTCAGAGCATACCTCTGCTTCCCTCCTTGAACTGGTTCCCCTTATAGAACAGGCTGGATTTCCGCCCGGTGTTGTCAATGTCGTTACCGGATATGGAGAAACCGCAGGAGCCGCCCTGACCCGGCATCATCTGGTTAATAAAATTGCCTTTACAGGAGGAGTGGAAACCGGAAAACTGGTAGCTAAAAATGCTGCCAATCACCTGGCTCGGGTCTCCTTAGAGTTAGGTGGGAAGTCTCCTAATATTGTTTTTCCCGATGCAAACCTGGATAATGCCGTCAACGGAATTATTGCCGGGATATTTGCTGCCAGTGGACAAACCTGCATTGCCGGATCTCGGCTCTTTCTCCATGAAAAAATCCATCAAGAGGTTCTGGAGCGCCTGATCGATAAAGCTTCAAAAATTAAGATGGGAGATCCTTCCAAAATGGAAACGGAAATGGGTCCCATTGCCCTTAAGGAACAACTGGATAAGATTAAAAAATATGTGGAGATAGGTTTACAAGAAGGAGCCAAATTGGTATATGGAGGTGAACCGCCTACCGAACCCGAACTCCGTAAAGGCTGGTTCTTCAAGCCGACAATTTTTACCGGCGTGCAAAACCATATGCGGATTGCCCAGGAGGAGATCTTCGGACCGGTCTTGAGTGTTCTGACTTTCCGGGATGAAGAGGAGGTCATTCGATTAGCCAACGATACTCCTTATGGACTGGGGGCCGGAATCTGGACCCAGGATATTCAAAGGGCCCACCGGGTAGCCCGTGAAATCCAGGCAGGAACGGTCTGGATCAATACTTACCGAAATATTTCCTTCGCTTCTCCCTTTGGAGGTTATAAAAATAGCGGGTATGGCCGGGAAAATGGACCTGAGGTATTGAGGGAGTATACCCAGGTGAAAAGTGTCTGGGTGGAGCTTTCCGGGACCGTTCCAGATCCGTTTGTAATGAGATAA
- a CDS encoding fumarylacetoacetate hydrolase family protein yields the protein MALSPELIEEAVNQVAQSYEVKKPVETFSGLLGNMSQHDAYRVQYGWIRRLITRGQKVIGRKIALTNKATRIQFGIDEPIFGHLMSPGIYLDGSTIPLDAFVNPLVEPEVAFLLKQDLKGPGVSPLSVLQATEGVLPAMEIGDIILQGSHFKAVDLIGFNALNAGIVLGPQLTPVQNLNLRFEGVVLEVDGELVASGAGAEVMGNPAHSVAWLANKLVEFDDYLRAGEIIISGSITSYFKVKKGNHIRITFTRLGSVSAKFI from the coding sequence ATGGCCCTTTCACCAGAACTCATAGAAGAAGCTGTCAATCAGGTAGCCCAGAGTTATGAAGTTAAAAAACCGGTCGAAACATTTTCTGGACTCTTAGGAAACATGAGCCAGCACGATGCCTATCGGGTTCAGTATGGTTGGATTCGAAGACTCATAACCCGGGGACAAAAAGTTATTGGCCGTAAAATAGCTTTAACTAATAAAGCGACCCGAATCCAGTTCGGGATCGATGAGCCCATTTTTGGGCATCTGATGAGTCCCGGTATTTACCTGGATGGGAGTACCATTCCTTTAGATGCCTTTGTAAATCCTTTAGTTGAACCCGAAGTAGCTTTTTTATTAAAACAGGATTTAAAGGGCCCCGGCGTCAGTCCGCTGTCGGTTCTTCAAGCCACCGAGGGAGTTTTACCCGCCATGGAAATCGGGGATATTATCCTGCAAGGATCTCACTTCAAAGCAGTTGATTTGATAGGGTTCAATGCCCTTAATGCAGGAATCGTTTTAGGTCCTCAATTAACTCCGGTACAAAACCTGAATCTTCGCTTTGAAGGGGTAGTGTTGGAGGTCGATGGGGAGCTAGTGGCATCCGGGGCCGGAGCCGAAGTCATGGGAAATCCGGCTCATTCCGTAGCCTGGCTGGCCAACAAACTGGTTGAGTTTGATGACTATTTGAGGGCAGGGGAAATTATCATCTCAGGATCTATTACCAGCTATTTTAAAGTTAAGAAAGGAAATCATATTCGTATTACCTTTACCCGTTTGGGCTCCGTAAGTGCAAAGTTTATTTAG